A section of the Flavobacteriales bacterium genome encodes:
- a CDS encoding thioredoxin family protein: MTEIHTPEEYHSFLDQNPLCGVYFYTTTCAICDVLKPKVNEVFQDHDLSVARINLMHLPGLAGPLLIMGVPTLIVMLEGKEMERLGAYMQMPDLNDKLGKLHKHLA; encoded by the coding sequence ATGACGGAGATCCATACCCCCGAAGAGTACCACTCATTTCTGGACCAAAACCCATTGTGTGGCGTGTATTTCTACACAACAACGTGCGCGATCTGTGACGTTTTAAAGCCGAAGGTGAACGAGGTTTTTCAAGATCACGACCTTTCCGTGGCGCGAATCAACCTCATGCACTTACCCGGCCTGGCCGGACCTCTCCTCATCATGGGTGTTCCCACGTTGATCGTTATGCTCGAAGGAAAGGAAATGGAACGACTTGGAGCCTATATGCAAATGCCGGACCTGAACGATAAACTCGGGAAACTCCATAAACACTTGGCCTAA
- a CDS encoding Na+:solute symporter, whose protein sequence is MYSFGVMHLSNLDWTLLVAFFAISTAIGLYFRKRAGKSLAEFFLGGRQFPWYLAGVSMVATTFAADTPLAVTELVGQHGISGNWLWWSYLMGGMLTTFFFARLWRRAEILTEVEFIELRYSGMAAAFLRGFKAVYLGLFMNVLVIGWVNLALMSLLQVFFGLSEGTALLYTAGAMLIAAGYSSLSGLWGVAVTDALQFVIAMTGTVVLGILVLKSPEIGGLEGLTQKVPDWSLEFFPRLNGAMDTARALSISFGTFLAYVGMQWWASWYPGMEPGGGGYAAQRMMSVKKEEDALYATLFFQIAHYCLRPWPWILVGLSAMVLYPELSDGDLKLGYVMAMRDYLPNGWRGLLLVAFFAAYMSTISTQLNWGAGYLVNDGFKRFIRPQAEEKELVRVSRITTIVLMLIALYATTQMESISGVWSFLIECGAGLGGVLILRWYWWRINAWSEISATLTPIAAYALAHFAFDWVFPNSFFFTVGLTTVVWLVVTFVTRPESKEHLQAFVDRVRPGGWWPQAGEDQERPRMGYLFMAWIGAVVLTYSILFATGKWLLFGFDDAVVYLISAAVGFIALRFAMKKTTILQ, encoded by the coding sequence ATGTATAGTTTTGGGGTCATGCATTTATCGAACCTCGACTGGACCCTCTTGGTCGCCTTTTTCGCGATCTCTACGGCGATTGGCCTGTATTTCAGAAAACGCGCAGGCAAAAGTCTGGCCGAATTCTTTCTCGGAGGACGTCAATTCCCCTGGTATTTGGCCGGTGTTTCGATGGTAGCGACCACCTTTGCCGCCGATACTCCACTTGCCGTAACCGAACTCGTTGGTCAGCACGGTATCTCCGGAAACTGGCTTTGGTGGAGCTACCTCATGGGCGGAATGCTCACTACGTTTTTCTTTGCTCGGTTATGGCGACGGGCCGAAATCCTCACAGAGGTCGAATTCATTGAGTTGCGCTATTCGGGTATGGCCGCTGCTTTCCTACGCGGGTTCAAGGCCGTATACCTCGGGCTCTTTATGAACGTACTCGTCATCGGCTGGGTGAACCTGGCATTGATGTCCCTGTTACAGGTATTCTTCGGACTTAGCGAAGGAACTGCACTGCTCTACACGGCCGGAGCCATGCTCATTGCCGCCGGCTACAGCTCACTCAGCGGGCTTTGGGGCGTGGCAGTGACAGATGCCTTGCAATTCGTAATCGCTATGACCGGAACGGTCGTATTGGGCATTTTAGTCCTAAAATCTCCCGAGATCGGAGGCCTCGAGGGCCTCACCCAAAAGGTTCCCGATTGGAGCCTGGAATTTTTTCCGCGCCTCAACGGCGCGATGGATACCGCCCGTGCCCTATCGATCTCATTCGGTACCTTTTTGGCTTACGTCGGTATGCAGTGGTGGGCGAGCTGGTACCCGGGAATGGAACCCGGTGGTGGTGGTTACGCCGCTCAACGTATGATGAGCGTTAAAAAAGAAGAAGACGCCCTGTACGCCACCCTTTTCTTTCAGATCGCTCACTACTGCCTGCGACCATGGCCATGGATATTGGTCGGACTCTCGGCTATGGTTCTATATCCCGAGTTGAGCGACGGTGACCTCAAACTAGGTTACGTGATGGCCATGCGCGATTACCTCCCCAACGGCTGGCGCGGGCTCTTATTGGTGGCCTTTTTTGCCGCTTACATGAGCACGATCAGCACCCAACTGAACTGGGGCGCCGGATACTTGGTGAACGACGGATTCAAGAGGTTCATCCGGCCGCAGGCCGAAGAAAAAGAACTCGTGCGGGTGAGTCGAATCACGACCATTGTACTGATGCTCATTGCCTTGTACGCTACTACCCAAATGGAGAGCATCAGCGGGGTGTGGAGCTTTTTAATCGAGTGTGGAGCCGGGCTCGGAGGCGTGCTGATACTGCGCTGGTACTGGTGGCGAATCAACGCCTGGAGCGAGATCAGTGCCACGCTGACACCGATCGCAGCTTATGCCTTGGCTCATTTCGCTTTCGACTGGGTGTTCCCGAACTCGTTCTTTTTTACGGTCGGACTCACAACCGTGGTATGGTTGGTCGTCACCTTCGTTACTCGTCCCGAAAGCAAGGAACACCTACAGGCCTTCGTAGATCGCGTGCGGCCCGGTGGATGGTGGCCTCAAGCCGGTGAGGATCAAGAACGTCCGCGAATGGGATACCTGTTCATGGCCTGGATCGGTGCTGTTGTGCTCACCTATTCCATACTGTTTGCCACCGGAAAATGGCTACTTTTCGGCTTCGATGACGCTGTGGTGTATTTGATCTCGGCTGCGGTCGGATTCATAGCTCTGCGATTCGCAATGAAAAAAACGACAATTTTGCAGTGA
- a CDS encoding class I SAM-dependent RNA methyltransferase, with protein sequence MLPQNDDLREMVATTLQGLEETLAAELLRLGAQKIEPLKRAVKFYGDLGFIYKANRSLRTALRILVPIHKFSAANETALYEGIKAMPWSEWIGLDQTLAVHAILVKASVTHSHFAALKVKDAIVDRIQADKGRRPSVDTRNADWNIHILWSQDRVQVSLDSSGDSLHRRGYKVNQGQAPLNEVLAAGMVMMTHWDGKGDFIDPFCGSGTILSEAALIAMNIPANVFRSKFSYQNWPGFDEDLQNKIWDGLMNRVREFDYKIYGSDRNLRSIREAQENMEHALIDDYIELKSCDYREVQKSGPFGFIVTNPPYDKRISANIEPLYSGIGTWLKHDFPGWKAYILAPDGEVQASKHIGLRPSRRVAMVNGSIDCRYLEFKLFSGKKKEQ encoded by the coding sequence ATGTTACCACAGAATGATGATTTGAGGGAAATGGTGGCCACCACTCTTCAAGGATTGGAAGAGACTTTGGCTGCCGAATTATTGCGTTTGGGCGCTCAAAAGATAGAACCCCTCAAGAGGGCGGTGAAGTTTTACGGAGACCTTGGGTTTATTTATAAAGCGAACCGCAGCTTACGAACGGCCCTGCGTATATTGGTGCCTATCCATAAATTCAGCGCCGCGAACGAAACGGCCTTGTACGAAGGCATTAAAGCAATGCCTTGGAGTGAGTGGATCGGTTTGGATCAGACCCTGGCGGTGCACGCTATTTTAGTCAAAGCATCGGTTACACACAGTCATTTTGCAGCGCTCAAGGTTAAGGATGCCATCGTCGACAGGATACAGGCCGATAAAGGGCGTCGCCCTTCGGTAGATACCAGGAATGCCGATTGGAATATTCACATTCTCTGGAGTCAAGATCGCGTGCAGGTTTCGCTCGACAGTTCGGGGGACTCACTACACCGTCGCGGCTACAAGGTGAATCAAGGGCAAGCGCCATTGAATGAAGTGCTCGCGGCCGGAATGGTCATGATGACGCACTGGGACGGAAAAGGCGATTTCATCGACCCCTTTTGTGGCTCCGGAACGATCTTAAGTGAAGCGGCCCTGATCGCTATGAATATTCCGGCCAACGTTTTTCGATCGAAGTTCAGTTATCAGAACTGGCCCGGATTCGATGAGGACCTTCAAAACAAGATCTGGGACGGACTCATGAATCGGGTTCGCGAATTCGATTATAAGATCTACGGATCGGACCGCAATTTGAGGAGCATACGGGAAGCTCAGGAAAATATGGAGCACGCGCTGATCGACGATTATATCGAACTGAAATCGTGCGATTACCGAGAAGTGCAAAAGAGCGGCCCATTTGGGTTCATTGTGACGAACCCGCCCTACGACAAGCGAATTTCGGCCAACATAGAGCCGCTCTACAGTGGCATAGGAACTTGGCTAAAGCACGACTTCCCCGGATGGAAGGCCTATATATTGGCTCCTGACGGTGAAGTACAGGCCAGCAAACACATCGGTTTGCGCCCGAGTCGCCGCGTTGCCATGGTCAATGGTTCCATCGATTGCCGCTACCTCGAGTTCAAACTTTTTAGTGGCAAGAAAAAAGAACAATGA
- the priA gene encoding primosomal protein N' — MKAYADVIVPVPLPRTFTYAVPKDVGLSAGFRVLVPLGRRKIYTGVVVRVHNEAPDRYSAKEVIEVLDSAPLIGEHQLSFWAWMAEYYACSLGEVMTAALPAGLKLESQTRVKWIAEGAIDADQLTDDQFLVAQALEQQDELSLGEISDVIGKVTVHPLIKSMIDLGVIEVVERVEEKFKSKKEILWRLAFLPENDDLLEQAFQSVAQGPKQRTALFQMLDDARALHPGRTAAEWQKLHGVNRAVLTVLRDKGIAESYEHELSRLSFSSEGKEEAKPPNQDQERVLDDLRKGMQERRVQLLHGVTGSGKTEIYIHLIEEALERGEQALYLLPEIALTTQIIQRLKKYFGDRIGVFHSHYSQNERAEVWQAVARFPEENSYDIVLGARSAVFLPFKKLGLVIIDEEHESSFKQFDPAPRYHGRDAAIYLAKLNGARCLLGSATPSLESYHNARMGKYDYVPLLKRFGDIQLPEIHFIDLGREKRTPGQPVILSDVLKKKIENTFSENGQVILFQNRRGFAPIVECQRCGWVPQCQNCDVSLTYHKQIHTLKCHYCGFSQQFPQKCGACGHTDLRTKSFGTERIEEELRLRYPSARIGRMDWDTTRRKDAYQDIIDRFARQEIDILVGTQMLTKGLDFDHVKLVGVLAADPMMQYPDFRAFERAFQLMVQVAGRAGRKGERGHVYIQSYKPEHPLLLDVQRSDYEHRAKLELDKRKHFHYPPFYRLIRLNVRHRDLDRVNRASEALARPLRKRFPKEVLGPEFPAIARVRNQYHKNIMLKLAMGESLHMVKELVTQLIEQLKDHNDFKGVRVVVDVDPQ; from the coding sequence ATGAAGGCCTATGCCGACGTCATAGTGCCTGTGCCGTTACCGCGCACGTTTACGTATGCGGTACCTAAGGATGTCGGCCTTTCGGCCGGATTTAGGGTTTTGGTGCCTCTGGGTCGCCGGAAGATCTATACAGGAGTCGTCGTTCGCGTTCATAATGAAGCCCCCGACCGGTATTCAGCTAAAGAGGTGATCGAAGTTCTGGATTCAGCGCCTTTGATCGGGGAGCATCAGTTGAGCTTTTGGGCTTGGATGGCCGAATATTACGCCTGTTCTTTAGGCGAAGTAATGACTGCCGCGTTGCCGGCCGGACTAAAACTGGAAAGCCAAACCCGCGTGAAGTGGATCGCCGAAGGAGCCATTGATGCCGACCAACTCACCGATGATCAGTTTCTAGTTGCTCAGGCCTTGGAACAACAAGATGAGCTCAGTTTGGGTGAGATCTCGGATGTCATTGGCAAAGTGACCGTTCATCCATTGATCAAGAGCATGATTGATCTCGGTGTCATTGAAGTGGTTGAGCGGGTCGAAGAGAAATTCAAAAGCAAGAAGGAGATCCTGTGGCGATTGGCCTTCTTACCCGAAAATGACGACTTGTTAGAACAGGCTTTTCAGTCAGTTGCTCAGGGCCCAAAACAACGTACGGCACTTTTTCAAATGCTCGACGATGCACGAGCATTGCACCCCGGTAGAACGGCCGCTGAATGGCAAAAGTTGCACGGAGTCAACAGAGCAGTGCTAACGGTTCTGCGCGACAAAGGAATTGCCGAGAGTTACGAACACGAGCTTTCAAGGCTGTCGTTCTCATCAGAGGGCAAGGAGGAGGCAAAGCCACCCAATCAGGATCAAGAACGGGTGCTCGATGACCTGCGAAAGGGCATGCAAGAACGCCGTGTTCAGCTGCTTCACGGGGTAACGGGAAGTGGCAAAACGGAGATCTATATTCATTTGATCGAAGAAGCCCTTGAGCGGGGAGAACAAGCACTGTACTTGCTTCCGGAGATCGCTTTAACTACTCAAATCATACAGCGATTAAAGAAATACTTCGGAGATCGAATTGGGGTATTTCACAGTCATTACAGTCAAAACGAGCGCGCCGAAGTATGGCAGGCGGTGGCTCGCTTTCCCGAGGAAAACAGTTACGACATTGTACTGGGTGCACGTTCTGCGGTATTTCTTCCTTTTAAGAAGCTCGGGCTGGTCATTATCGATGAAGAGCACGAATCGAGCTTCAAACAGTTCGATCCTGCTCCAAGATACCACGGTCGCGATGCGGCCATTTACTTGGCCAAGCTTAATGGGGCCCGATGCCTCCTCGGTTCAGCTACTCCAAGCTTGGAAAGCTATCACAATGCCCGTATGGGTAAGTACGACTACGTGCCGCTACTAAAGCGCTTTGGCGACATTCAATTGCCCGAGATTCATTTCATTGACCTCGGGCGTGAAAAACGCACTCCGGGTCAGCCCGTGATCCTCTCCGATGTACTCAAGAAGAAGATCGAAAACACATTCAGTGAAAATGGTCAAGTTATTCTATTTCAGAATCGTAGAGGATTCGCACCCATTGTTGAATGTCAACGATGTGGTTGGGTGCCACAGTGCCAAAATTGCGATGTGAGCTTAACGTATCATAAGCAGATACACACGCTGAAATGTCATTACTGTGGATTCAGCCAACAGTTTCCGCAGAAGTGTGGGGCATGCGGACATACCGATCTAAGAACGAAAAGCTTCGGTACCGAACGGATCGAGGAAGAGTTGCGACTGAGGTACCCATCCGCCCGAATAGGGCGTATGGATTGGGACACTACGCGTCGAAAGGATGCGTATCAGGATATTATCGATCGTTTTGCGCGGCAGGAGATCGATATTCTGGTAGGCACGCAAATGCTGACGAAGGGGCTCGACTTCGATCACGTGAAGCTCGTGGGCGTTTTAGCAGCTGACCCCATGATGCAGTATCCCGATTTCAGGGCGTTCGAGCGTGCCTTTCAATTGATGGTGCAGGTCGCGGGGCGTGCGGGCCGAAAAGGGGAGCGCGGTCATGTGTATATACAGTCGTACAAGCCCGAACATCCTTTGCTACTCGATGTGCAGCGATCCGACTATGAACACCGGGCAAAGCTGGAATTAGATAAACGCAAACACTTTCATTATCCGCCCTTTTACCGATTAATTCGTTTGAATGTGCGTCATCGCGACTTGGATCGCGTGAACAGGGCCTCCGAAGCCTTAGCGCGCCCATTGCGCAAGCGGTTTCCCAAAGAAGTGCTCGGTCCGGAATTTCCGGCCATAGCCCGCGTGAGGAATCAGTACCACAAGAACATCATGCTCAAGCTCGCCATGGGTGAAAGTCTGCATATGGTCAAAGAGCTCGTAACTCAGTTAATAGAACAATTGAAGGACCACAACGATTTTAAGGGCGTGCGCGTTGTGGTTGATGTAGATCCCCAGTAA
- a CDS encoding class I SAM-dependent methyltransferase: MEWFKSWFDTPYYHLLYRNRNDEEAQGFIDRLLEYLNVSKEARVLDVACGKGRHAIYMNEKGFNVTGIDLSEHSIMEAKESENDRLRFFVRDMRKPLKHEYDVILNMFTSFGYFENRNENRISINHLAKALHPDGCLVVDFLNSKKAQLQLVHREKKTVDGIDFFIEREFTGESFIKRIRFMADGEEQEFQEQVQALTLADFKECFEDAGLQIVDTFGDYDLGPFHALNSDRLILIAIKTAV; encoded by the coding sequence ATGGAATGGTTTAAATCTTGGTTCGACACCCCATACTACCACTTGCTTTATCGCAATCGGAACGATGAGGAGGCACAGGGATTCATCGATCGGTTACTCGAATATTTGAACGTATCAAAAGAAGCGCGCGTTCTGGATGTCGCATGCGGAAAAGGGCGTCATGCCATCTATATGAACGAAAAAGGATTCAATGTCACTGGAATCGACCTGTCGGAACACAGCATCATGGAGGCAAAGGAATCCGAGAATGATCGACTTCGTTTTTTCGTACGCGACATGCGTAAGCCTTTGAAACACGAGTACGATGTAATTCTGAACATGTTCACCAGCTTTGGCTACTTCGAGAACAGGAACGAAAACCGCATCAGTATTAATCACCTGGCCAAGGCCCTCCACCCGGACGGCTGTTTGGTGGTCGATTTCCTGAACAGTAAAAAAGCTCAGTTACAGCTCGTACACCGCGAAAAAAAGACCGTAGACGGTATCGATTTCTTTATTGAACGTGAGTTCACGGGCGAATCCTTCATAAAACGCATTCGTTTTATGGCTGATGGGGAGGAACAGGAGTTTCAGGAACAGGTGCAGGCGCTGACACTGGCTGACTTTAAAGAGTGTTTCGAAGATGCAGGGCTACAGATCGTCGATACGTTTGGCGATTACGATCTCGGACCCTTTCACGCCTTGAATTCGGACCGTTTGATCCTCATCGCTATAAAGACCGCCGTATGA
- a CDS encoding RNA polymerase sigma factor has product MKRTKRVTTEEFLSLRKKEGTERAYTALVHHYSKPIYFQIRYILFDHSITDDLVQETFLKAWKNIHSFTGPGSVEGWLRKIATNEVLMHLRKTKTRVSLVSNEVEAEDGVFHIEPQAPSYWNPRDGEERFLLAIEQLPEKQRLVFTMKYFEDITYVEMAEQLGGSVGSLKASYHHAVQKLKGELGED; this is encoded by the coding sequence GTGAAACGCACAAAGCGGGTGACTACCGAGGAATTCTTATCGCTTCGAAAAAAAGAGGGTACCGAGCGCGCCTATACCGCCTTGGTGCACCATTATTCGAAGCCGATCTACTTTCAAATAAGGTATATTCTATTCGATCACAGCATAACTGATGACCTCGTTCAAGAGACCTTTTTAAAGGCCTGGAAGAATATACACAGTTTTACTGGGCCTGGTTCGGTTGAGGGCTGGTTACGCAAGATCGCGACCAATGAGGTGCTGATGCATTTGCGCAAAACCAAGACGCGGGTATCGCTTGTTTCGAATGAGGTTGAAGCAGAGGACGGCGTGTTCCACATCGAGCCGCAGGCTCCCTCCTATTGGAATCCCCGCGATGGCGAAGAACGCTTTCTGTTGGCCATTGAGCAGCTGCCCGAAAAACAGCGTCTCGTTTTTACGATGAAATACTTCGAGGATATCACGTACGTGGAAATGGCCGAGCAATTGGGCGGATCCGTGGGTAGCTTGAAGGCGAGTTATCACCACGCCGTGCAAAAACTCAAGGGTGAACTCGGTGAGGATTAA
- a CDS encoding ZIP family metal transporter, whose product MTIALLLLAVVLGVAGAFVFPAEGKGLKYFTAFSGGLLLSISFLELLPESFKELGSSVGFWILAGFFLQIILDFFSKGLEHGHVHLDDKEHGRVPYLLLVGLYLHALLEGMSLHEHASGDILSRDHNHGLLWGIVVHKIPVALILFQFLRVKQIKWPGLFVLMAIFALMSPLGRFMSEYVQALNSALPKVKALVVGIFLHIAATILYESTESHRFNALKLFAVGIGLAAGWATVAF is encoded by the coding sequence ATGACCATAGCCCTGCTCCTACTTGCGGTGGTTCTTGGTGTTGCAGGAGCCTTTGTGTTTCCGGCTGAAGGAAAGGGGCTCAAGTATTTCACAGCCTTTAGCGGTGGATTGCTCCTATCTATATCTTTCTTGGAACTGCTTCCCGAAAGCTTCAAGGAATTGGGTAGTTCGGTCGGATTCTGGATCCTGGCAGGTTTCTTTCTACAGATCATACTCGACTTTTTCTCCAAAGGCCTAGAGCACGGTCACGTTCATCTCGATGACAAAGAGCACGGCCGCGTCCCTTACTTGCTCCTAGTCGGTTTATACCTGCACGCCCTGCTCGAAGGGATGTCTTTACACGAACACGCATCGGGCGATATTCTCTCACGCGATCACAACCACGGATTGCTGTGGGGTATCGTGGTGCACAAGATCCCCGTAGCCCTGATCCTATTCCAATTCCTGCGGGTCAAGCAAATCAAATGGCCCGGACTCTTTGTATTGATGGCCATTTTCGCCCTCATGAGTCCGCTGGGCAGGTTCATGTCCGAATATGTGCAAGCCCTGAACTCGGCTCTGCCGAAAGTCAAAGCCCTGGTCGTGGGCATCTTCCTGCATATCGCTGCTACGATTCTGTACGAGTCGACCGAATCGCATAGATTCAATGCCCTCAAGTTATTTGCTGTGGGTATCGGCCTTGCGGCCGGATGGGCAACTGTAGCCTTTTAG
- a CDS encoding CoA-binding protein produces the protein MNQGKTLVLGASPNPERYSYRATTLLQRNEIPVVPLGIRDGVIGGQSIELGKPQVDDVETITLYVGPARQPEYYDYLLDLNPKRIIFNPGTENPELIHLAAGRGIETEVACTLVLLSTGQY, from the coding sequence ATGAATCAAGGAAAAACATTGGTACTAGGTGCTTCACCGAACCCCGAGCGATACTCGTACCGAGCTACGACGCTGCTGCAGCGAAATGAGATTCCCGTGGTGCCTTTGGGTATTCGAGATGGCGTGATCGGTGGACAAAGCATAGAATTGGGCAAGCCTCAAGTCGATGATGTTGAAACCATTACGTTATATGTGGGGCCGGCACGACAGCCCGAATACTATGATTACTTACTGGACCTAAATCCCAAGCGCATCATCTTTAACCCAGGCACGGAAAACCCGGAATTGATTCATCTGGCCGCAGGCCGAGGTATTGAAACCGAAGTCGCCTGTACCCTCGTACTATTAAGCACCGGACAATACTGA
- a CDS encoding transketolase family protein, with protein sequence MIEFINQGSKDTRSGFGAGLSELGEKNENVVALCADLTGSLKMNDFADRWPERFFQVGIAEANMMGIAAGLTIGGKIPFTGTFANFSTGRVYDQIRQSIAYSGKNVKICASHAGLTLGEDGATHQILEDVGMMRMLPGMTVIVPCDYNQTKAATLAIADHQGPVYLRFGRPKVANFTEDGAAFEIGKAQLLQEGSDGTIIANGHLVWKALEAAKTLGDRGVSAEVINMHTVKPLDSEAIIASAKKTGRVVSAEEHQRFGGLGSAVAEVLAQELPTPMEMVAVNDSFGESGTPEQLLEKYGLGTSNIVDAVDRVLAR encoded by the coding sequence ATGATAGAATTCATTAACCAAGGTAGCAAAGACACTCGTTCAGGATTCGGTGCCGGATTGAGTGAACTCGGTGAAAAGAATGAAAATGTCGTTGCGTTGTGCGCCGATCTAACAGGTTCGCTAAAAATGAATGACTTCGCGGATCGTTGGCCCGAGCGTTTCTTTCAGGTGGGTATCGCCGAAGCGAACATGATGGGCATCGCGGCCGGACTCACCATCGGTGGAAAGATACCTTTCACGGGTACGTTTGCCAATTTTTCGACTGGTCGAGTTTACGACCAAATTCGTCAATCGATCGCCTACAGCGGCAAAAACGTAAAGATTTGCGCATCGCATGCTGGCTTGACCTTGGGTGAAGATGGAGCTACGCATCAAATCCTCGAAGACGTAGGTATGATGCGCATGTTGCCGGGTATGACCGTCATAGTGCCATGTGACTACAATCAAACCAAGGCCGCAACTTTGGCGATCGCCGATCATCAAGGCCCTGTATACTTGCGCTTTGGTCGTCCGAAAGTGGCGAACTTCACCGAAGATGGAGCTGCCTTTGAGATCGGAAAAGCGCAACTACTTCAAGAAGGTTCAGATGGGACCATCATCGCCAACGGCCACCTGGTTTGGAAGGCTTTGGAAGCGGCGAAAACCCTCGGTGATCGTGGCGTTTCGGCCGAAGTGATCAATATGCACACCGTAAAACCACTCGATTCTGAGGCCATCATAGCCTCGGCAAAGAAGACGGGTCGCGTTGTTTCGGCAGAAGAACATCAGCGTTTTGGTGGATTGGGAAGTGCCGTTGCAGAAGTCCTGGCTCAAGAACTCCCTACTCCAATGGAAATGGTAGCAGTGAACGATTCGTTCGGCGAAAGCGGTACTCCTGAGCAACTGCTCGAGAAGTACGGATTGGGCACTTCAAATATCGTGGATGCGGTAGATCGCGTGCTGGCCCGTTAA
- a CDS encoding aspartate aminotransferase family protein, which produces MSRREDFFQYQAQTTDFASGFEVERAEGCYIYERNGKRYLDLVAGVSACNMGHGHPKINAAIKAQIDDYLHVMVYGEYVQGAPVELSKRLASLLPDPLESVYLVNSGTEAIEGALKLAKRYTRRSNIVAARGAYHGATHGSLSVTGNHGWTRSMRPLLPGVKFLTFNNEDELALIDEATAAVILETIQGANGFVTPESDYLHKVRERCNETGTLLIFDEIQPGFGRTGKLFGFEHYGIVPDILCIGKAMGGGLPIGAFVSSKKIMDVLRRNPMLGHITTFGGHPVMAAGALAHLDALYEEEVMDKIAEKEARFRAGLEHPAVEAVTGKGLMLAAHLDGAESVQKVAKLAMEKRLILFWLLFKGNALRITPPLIINDEQIDWACKVIRECLDEVSA; this is translated from the coding sequence GTGAGTCGCAGAGAAGATTTCTTTCAATATCAAGCGCAAACCACCGATTTTGCATCGGGGTTTGAAGTGGAGCGCGCCGAAGGGTGCTACATCTACGAGCGCAATGGAAAACGATACCTCGACCTGGTGGCCGGGGTTTCGGCTTGTAATATGGGGCATGGTCATCCGAAGATCAATGCGGCCATCAAGGCCCAGATAGACGACTACCTGCACGTAATGGTCTACGGAGAGTACGTTCAGGGAGCCCCCGTTGAACTCTCCAAAAGACTCGCATCCCTCCTTCCCGATCCGCTGGAATCCGTTTACCTCGTGAACTCAGGAACAGAAGCTATTGAGGGCGCCTTGAAGTTGGCCAAGCGGTATACCCGTAGATCGAACATCGTAGCTGCGCGCGGCGCATACCATGGAGCCACTCACGGTTCATTGAGCGTAACGGGAAACCACGGTTGGACCCGCTCCATGCGGCCATTGCTTCCGGGTGTTAAGTTCTTGACCTTCAATAACGAAGACGAACTTGCCTTAATAGACGAAGCTACAGCAGCCGTGATACTGGAGACCATTCAAGGGGCCAACGGGTTCGTTACTCCGGAGAGTGACTACCTCCATAAGGTGCGAGAGCGCTGCAATGAAACCGGAACTCTGTTGATCTTCGATGAGATACAACCCGGTTTCGGGCGAACGGGAAAGCTTTTCGGATTTGAGCATTATGGTATAGTTCCCGACATCTTGTGTATCGGAAAAGCTATGGGTGGAGGTCTTCCCATTGGAGCTTTCGTGAGCTCAAAAAAAATTATGGATGTGCTGCGCAGGAACCCCATGCTGGGTCATATTACCACCTTCGGAGGGCATCCGGTCATGGCGGCAGGGGCTTTGGCGCACCTCGATGCTTTGTATGAAGAAGAGGTGATGGACAAGATCGCCGAGAAGGAGGCTCGATTCAGGGCTGGACTGGAGCATCCGGCCGTTGAGGCCGTAACCGGAAAAGGATTGATGCTCGCTGCGCATTTAGACGGCGCAGAGTCGGTTCAGAAGGTTGCGAAACTGGCGATGGAAAAGAGGTTGATCCTCTTCTGGCTACTGTTCAAGGGGAATGCGCTGCGCATAACGCCACCGTTGATCATTAATGACGAGCAAATCGATTGGGCTTGTAAGGTTATCCGTGAATGCCTCGACGAGGTTAGCGCTTAG